One Delphinus delphis chromosome 3, mDelDel1.2, whole genome shotgun sequence genomic region harbors:
- the GNPDA1 gene encoding glucosamine-6-phosphate isomerase 1 isoform X1 has product MTSLFIEEEFNSRVSSQDKMKLIILDHYSQASEWAAKYIRNRIIQFNPGPDKYFTLGLPTGSTPLGCYKKLIEYYKNGDLSFKYVKTFNMDEYVGLRRDHPESYHSFMWNNFFKHIDIHPENTHILDGNAADLQAECDAFEEKIKAAGGIELFVGGIGPDGHIAFNEPGSSLVSRTRVKTLAMDTILANARFFDGDLAKVPTMALTVGVGTVMDAREVMILITGAHKAFALYKAIEEGVNHMWTVSAFQQHPRTVFVCDEDATLELKVKTVKYFKGLMLVHNKLVDPLYSIKEKETEKSQSSKKPYSD; this is encoded by the exons ATGACCTCTCTATTTATTGAGGAAGAGTTCAACAGTAGAGTATCTAGCCAG GACAAGATGAAGCTCATCATCCTGGACCACTATTCTCAGGCCAGTGAGTGGGCAGCCAAATACATCAGGAACCGCATCATCCAGTTTAACCCAGGGCCAGACAAGTACTTCACCCTGGGGCTCCCTACTG GGAGCACCCCACTTGGCTGCTACAAGAAGCTGATTGAATACTACAAGAATGGAGACCTGTCCTTCAAATATGTGAAGACTTTCAACATGGACGAGTATGTGG GCCTTCGTCGAGACCACCCGGAGAGCTACCACTCCTTCATGTGGAACAACTTCTTCAAGCACATTGACATCCACCCAGAAAACACCCACATTCTGGATGGGAATGCAGCTGACCTTCAGGCTGAGTGTGATGCCTTTGAGGAGAAGATCAAGGCTGCGGGTGGGATTGAGCTGTTTGTCGGAG GCATTGGCCCTGACGGACACATCGCCTTCAACGAGCCGGGATCCAGTCTGGTGTCCAGGACCCGTGTGAAGACGCTGGCCATGGACACCATCCTGGCCAATGCTAGGTTCTTTGATGGAGATCTCGCCAAGGTGCCCACCATGGCCCTGACGGTGGGTGTGGGCACTGTCATGGATGCTAGAGAG GTGATGATCCTCATCACGGGTGCTCACAAGGCGTTTGCTCTATACAAGGCCATCGAGGAGGGAGTGAACCACATGTGGACCGTGTCTGCCTTCCAGCAGCATCCCCGCACGGTGTTTGTGTGCGACGAGGATGCCACCCTGGAGTTGAAAGTGAAGACCGTCAAGTATTTCAaag gtTTAATGCTTGTTCATAACAAGTTGGTGGATCCCTTGTACAGtatcaaagagaaagaaacagagaaaagccaGTCTTCTAAGAAACCATACAGTGATTAG
- the GNPDA1 gene encoding glucosamine-6-phosphate isomerase 1 isoform X2, protein MKLIILDHYSQASEWAAKYIRNRIIQFNPGPDKYFTLGLPTGSTPLGCYKKLIEYYKNGDLSFKYVKTFNMDEYVGLRRDHPESYHSFMWNNFFKHIDIHPENTHILDGNAADLQAECDAFEEKIKAAGGIELFVGGIGPDGHIAFNEPGSSLVSRTRVKTLAMDTILANARFFDGDLAKVPTMALTVGVGTVMDAREVMILITGAHKAFALYKAIEEGVNHMWTVSAFQQHPRTVFVCDEDATLELKVKTVKYFKGLMLVHNKLVDPLYSIKEKETEKSQSSKKPYSD, encoded by the exons ATGAAGCTCATCATCCTGGACCACTATTCTCAGGCCAGTGAGTGGGCAGCCAAATACATCAGGAACCGCATCATCCAGTTTAACCCAGGGCCAGACAAGTACTTCACCCTGGGGCTCCCTACTG GGAGCACCCCACTTGGCTGCTACAAGAAGCTGATTGAATACTACAAGAATGGAGACCTGTCCTTCAAATATGTGAAGACTTTCAACATGGACGAGTATGTGG GCCTTCGTCGAGACCACCCGGAGAGCTACCACTCCTTCATGTGGAACAACTTCTTCAAGCACATTGACATCCACCCAGAAAACACCCACATTCTGGATGGGAATGCAGCTGACCTTCAGGCTGAGTGTGATGCCTTTGAGGAGAAGATCAAGGCTGCGGGTGGGATTGAGCTGTTTGTCGGAG GCATTGGCCCTGACGGACACATCGCCTTCAACGAGCCGGGATCCAGTCTGGTGTCCAGGACCCGTGTGAAGACGCTGGCCATGGACACCATCCTGGCCAATGCTAGGTTCTTTGATGGAGATCTCGCCAAGGTGCCCACCATGGCCCTGACGGTGGGTGTGGGCACTGTCATGGATGCTAGAGAG GTGATGATCCTCATCACGGGTGCTCACAAGGCGTTTGCTCTATACAAGGCCATCGAGGAGGGAGTGAACCACATGTGGACCGTGTCTGCCTTCCAGCAGCATCCCCGCACGGTGTTTGTGTGCGACGAGGATGCCACCCTGGAGTTGAAAGTGAAGACCGTCAAGTATTTCAaag gtTTAATGCTTGTTCATAACAAGTTGGTGGATCCCTTGTACAGtatcaaagagaaagaaacagagaaaagccaGTCTTCTAAGAAACCATACAGTGATTAG